A genomic region of Nymphaea colorata isolate Beijing-Zhang1983 chromosome 2, ASM883128v2, whole genome shotgun sequence contains the following coding sequences:
- the LOC116247449 gene encoding RING-H2 finger protein ATL80-like: MNLSVLVLCFVIRISRAHNLSGEADQSDGLVIFASLPLIALVVFLAFLFCKLQQINDVRRNSGVNEVIRVHVIHSGASLTSAGVGGELISFLPVFPFSSLSCSSGGLAECAICLAKFEDTDALHLLPKCRHAFHAECIRQWLANHSSYPVCRQIVVVEDFTSITCLNGLLNPGRMEETIQIDMKGECVHQEIETRQDQVKDTEGCSNSSDGRNAYKDDP; encoded by the coding sequence ATGAATTTATCTGTTTTGGTCCTATGCTTTGTCATACGCATTTCCCGTGCTCACAATCTCTCCGGAGAGGCGGACCAATCTGATGGACTAGTGATTTTTGCCTCCCTCCCTCTGATAGCTTTGGTTGTGTTCCTCGCTTTTTTGTTCTGCAAGCTGCAGCAGATTAATGATGTCAGAAGGAACAGTGGTGTCAATGAGGTTATACGTGTTCATGTCATTCATTCAGGTGCTTCTCTGACATCTGCTGGAGTCGGCGGGGAGCTCATCAGTTTTCTACCTGTGTTTCCGTTCTCATCTCTCAGCTGCTCAAGTGGAGGACTAGCGGAATGTGCCATCTGCCTTGCCAAGTTTGAAGACACAGATGCACTTCATTTGCTGCCCAAGTGCAGACATGCATTTCATGCAGAATGCATACGCCAATGGCTCGCCAACCATTCGAGCTACCCAGTCTGCCGGCAAATAGTGGTAGTTGAAGACTTCACTTCCATTACATGTTTGAATGGCTTACTGAATCCAGGCAGAATGGAGGAAACGATTCAAATTGACATGAAGGGTGAATGTGTTCACCAAGAGATTGAGACCAGGCAAGACCAGGTGAAAGATACTGAAGGAT